One Rubritalea squalenifaciens DSM 18772 genomic region harbors:
- a CDS encoding MgtC/SapB family protein, giving the protein MLEQISEFLPQIQDIGRALAACILAFPIGLHRESHEKNAGLRTYPLVAVTCCIFVLVGKSLVPSEGIEHDAAARLIAGVMTGLGFLGGGAILKNNESVKGTATAITLWGTGAIGVACAFNRFDLAILLSALMYVSLVLLAPLKKKVKNHQSER; this is encoded by the coding sequence ATGTTAGAACAAATCTCAGAGTTCCTACCCCAAATCCAAGATATTGGAAGAGCTCTAGCGGCCTGCATTCTAGCATTCCCTATCGGCCTGCATCGTGAGTCACATGAGAAAAACGCTGGATTACGTACGTATCCCTTAGTCGCAGTCACCTGCTGTATTTTTGTACTTGTGGGTAAATCCTTAGTCCCCTCTGAGGGCATTGAGCATGATGCAGCAGCTCGCCTTATAGCCGGGGTAATGACTGGCCTCGGCTTCCTAGGTGGTGGAGCTATTCTAAAAAATAACGAGAGTGTGAAAGGAACCGCCACGGCAATAACCCTCTGGGGCACGGGAGCTATTGGAGTGGCTTGTGCCTTCAACCGGTTTGATTTAGCCATACTACTCTCGGCTCTGATGTACGTATCTCTCGTCCTCTTGGCCCCATTAAAGAAAAAAGTGAAGAACCACCAATCAGAGAGGTAA
- a CDS encoding DUF1328 family protein, producing the protein MLSNALLFLIIALIAAALGFTVLSGIAATIAKILFILFLIVWILSFFKKG; encoded by the coding sequence ATGTTAAGCAACGCCCTGCTATTTCTAATCATCGCATTGATCGCAGCTGCCTTAGGCTTCACCGTATTGTCTGGTATTGCTGCTACAATTGCCAAGATTCTCTTTATCCTCTTTTTGATTGTTTGGATTCTTTCCTTTTTCAAAAAGGGTTAA
- a CDS encoding glutathione peroxidase — translation MFKKLFALFSSAAIGSVSASIYDVPLKTLVDDKETSLAEHKGKVMLIVNVASKCGLTKQYAQLEELQKKYADKGFTVVGMPCNQFGKQEPGTGKEIETFCSTTYGVTFPIYGKLKVNGKERHDLYTILAGKDSPYPGLIKWNFTKFLISKDGKILARFSPRTTPDDAKVTEAIEAALKQ, via the coding sequence ATGTTCAAAAAGCTATTCGCCCTCTTCAGCAGCGCTGCCATTGGCTCAGTCTCCGCCAGTATCTACGACGTCCCGCTCAAAACGCTTGTCGACGATAAAGAGACTAGCCTGGCCGAACACAAGGGTAAGGTCATGCTAATCGTCAATGTGGCCTCCAAGTGCGGTCTCACCAAGCAGTACGCTCAGCTCGAGGAGCTGCAGAAGAAATACGCCGACAAAGGTTTCACCGTGGTAGGCATGCCCTGCAACCAATTTGGCAAACAGGAACCTGGTACCGGCAAGGAGATTGAGACCTTCTGCTCCACCACCTATGGAGTAACATTCCCTATCTACGGTAAACTCAAGGTGAATGGCAAGGAACGCCACGACTTGTACACGATCCTTGCTGGCAAGGACTCGCCTTATCCAGGACTCATCAAATGGAACTTCACCAAGTTCCTGATCTCCAAGGACGGCAAGATCCTCGCCCGCTTCTCACCACGCACCACCCCGGATGACGCCAAGGTGACTGAAGCGATTGAAGCAGCCTTGAAACAATAA